The proteins below come from a single Thermodesulfobacteriota bacterium genomic window:
- the polX gene encoding DNA polymerase/3'-5' exonuclease PolX, with protein sequence MPVHNPEIAKALQQVADLLEIEGANPFRVWAYRNAARTMEGLSQEVFELLEQGRSLTGLPGIGKDLAGKIREIVETGTFPQLEEAKARTPPALGELLEVQGLGPKRVRTLYRELGVTGRQGLRKAAEAKRVRELDGFGPKTEQRILSELEKVEERKKRTRLDEAEGAARALVSYLETARGVKEIAVAGSFRRHCQTVGDLDILVTCGRGGAKDVMERFVRYDEVDEVVSRGKTRSTVTLRSGLQVDLRAVGRVSYGAALHYFTGSKAHNIAVRKLGQSKGLKVNEYGVFRGDDRIAGKTEEEVYGQVGLPYIEPELREDRGELDAAREGGLPELVTLADIRGDLHAHTAETDGRSTLEEMAEAAREKGHGYLAITNHSKRVAMVRGYDADRLADEIDRIDELNEKLEGFRVLKSIEVDILKDGSLDLPDEILARLDLTVCSVHYDTNLSREQQTERILRAMDHPLFHILAHPTGRLLGQRDPYEVDLERVIRGAAERGCFLEVNAHPERLDLDDVHCKLAKELGVKVAISTDAHCLADLDHMRFGVWQARRGWLEAGDVLNTRPWEELRKLLER encoded by the coding sequence ATGCCCGTGCACAACCCCGAGATCGCCAAAGCCCTCCAGCAGGTGGCCGACCTGCTGGAGATCGAGGGAGCCAACCCGTTCCGCGTCTGGGCATACCGGAACGCCGCCCGGACCATGGAGGGCCTCTCCCAGGAGGTCTTCGAGCTGCTGGAGCAGGGAAGGTCCCTGACCGGGCTGCCGGGCATCGGCAAGGACCTGGCGGGCAAGATCCGCGAGATCGTGGAGACCGGGACGTTCCCCCAGCTCGAGGAGGCCAAGGCCCGCACGCCGCCCGCTCTGGGGGAGCTCTTGGAGGTTCAGGGCCTGGGACCCAAGCGAGTACGGACCCTGTACCGGGAGCTGGGCGTCACCGGCCGCCAGGGACTGAGAAAGGCGGCGGAGGCGAAGCGGGTCCGCGAGCTCGACGGCTTCGGCCCAAAGACCGAGCAAAGGATCCTGTCGGAGCTGGAGAAGGTCGAGGAGCGGAAGAAACGCACGCGCTTGGACGAAGCCGAGGGCGCGGCCCGCGCCCTGGTCTCGTACCTGGAAACGGCCCGAGGCGTGAAGGAGATCGCCGTGGCCGGGAGCTTCCGGCGCCACTGTCAGACCGTCGGCGACCTCGACATCCTGGTCACCTGCGGGCGGGGCGGGGCGAAGGACGTCATGGAGCGCTTCGTCCGCTACGACGAAGTGGACGAGGTCGTCTCCCGGGGCAAGACGCGCTCGACCGTGACCCTGCGCTCCGGCCTGCAAGTGGACCTGCGGGCGGTGGGCCGGGTGAGCTACGGAGCGGCGCTCCACTACTTCACGGGCTCCAAGGCGCACAACATCGCCGTGCGCAAGCTGGGGCAGAGCAAGGGGCTCAAGGTCAACGAGTACGGGGTGTTCCGGGGCGACGACCGCATCGCCGGCAAGACCGAGGAGGAGGTCTACGGGCAGGTGGGTCTGCCCTACATCGAGCCCGAGCTCCGGGAGGACCGGGGCGAGCTCGACGCGGCCCGGGAAGGGGGGCTCCCGGAGCTCGTGACCCTGGCGGACATCCGGGGCGACCTCCACGCCCACACCGCGGAGACCGACGGGCGCTCCACCCTGGAGGAGATGGCGGAGGCCGCTCGAGAGAAGGGGCACGGGTACCTCGCCATCACCAACCACTCGAAGCGGGTGGCCATGGTCAGGGGGTACGACGCGGACCGGCTGGCCGACGAGATCGACCGGATCGATGAGCTGAACGAGAAACTCGAGGGCTTTCGGGTCCTGAAGTCCATCGAGGTGGACATCCTGAAGGACGGCTCCCTGGACCTCCCCGACGAGATCCTGGCCCGCCTGGACCTGACCGTATGCTCCGTGCACTATGACACGAACCTCTCGCGCGAGCAGCAGACCGAGCGCATTCTGCGGGCCATGGACCATCCCCTCTTCCACATCCTGGCCCACCCCACCGGCCGCCTCCTGGGCCAACGGGACCCCTACGAGGTCGACCTGGAGCGGGTGATCCGGGGCGCCGCCGAGCGGGGCTGCTTCCTGGAGGTGAACGCCCACCCCGAGCGCCTCGACCTGGACGACGTGCACTGTAAGTTGGCCAAGGAGCTGGGGGTGAAGGTAGCGATCTCCACCGATGCCCACTGCCTGGCGGACCTGGACCACATGCGCTTCGGGGTGTGGCAGGCCCGGCGGGGGTGGCTGGAGGCCGGGGACGTGCTCAACACCCGCCCCTGGGAGGAGCTGCGCAAGCTGCTGGAGCGATAG
- the atpD gene encoding F0F1 ATP synthase subunit beta → MAEDQERWGTVVSVRSGVVDAHFPSGSPRVNDLLLAGEKGEVVVETALHLGEGRVRGVALTPTQGLGRGGRIRNTGSPLEVPVGREVLGRMFNVFGETIDRGPDLSSPERRPVHGRRVPLTERSTRSEVFQTGIKVLDVLVPLERGGKAGLFGGAGVGKTVLITELIHNMVGRHGGVSLFCGIGERCREGEELYREMKEAGVLENTVMVFGQMNESPGARFRVGHAALTMAEHFRDDQGQDVLLLIDNIFRFIQAGMEISGLLGMLPSRLGYQSTLGTELAEIQERITNTRKGAVTSIQAVYVPADDFTDPAAVHTFSHLSASIVLSRKRASQGLYPAVDPLESSSKMLNPGVVGARHYGTAQAIRSTLATYEDLKDIIAMLGMEELSREDRKTVQRARRLERYLTQPFFTTEAFTGMEGRAVGLEEALEGCERILGDEFSEVPEKALYMIGAVGEARRGAGGGGG, encoded by the coding sequence GTGGCGGAGGACCAGGAGAGGTGGGGCACGGTGGTTTCGGTCCGCAGCGGGGTGGTGGACGCCCACTTTCCCTCCGGCTCGCCCCGGGTCAACGACCTCCTCCTGGCGGGGGAGAAGGGAGAGGTCGTCGTGGAGACGGCGCTCCACCTGGGAGAGGGCAGGGTGAGGGGGGTCGCCCTGACCCCGACGCAGGGCCTCGGCCGGGGCGGCCGCATCCGCAACACGGGCTCCCCGCTGGAGGTGCCGGTGGGCCGGGAGGTCCTGGGCCGGATGTTCAACGTGTTCGGCGAGACCATCGACCGCGGGCCCGACCTCTCGTCTCCGGAGCGACGGCCCGTGCACGGAAGGAGGGTGCCCCTCACGGAGCGATCCACCCGATCGGAGGTCTTCCAGACCGGCATCAAGGTGCTGGACGTGCTGGTGCCCCTCGAGCGGGGCGGGAAGGCCGGCCTGTTCGGGGGCGCCGGCGTGGGGAAGACGGTGCTGATCACCGAGCTCATCCACAACATGGTGGGTCGTCACGGCGGAGTGTCGCTGTTCTGCGGGATCGGGGAGCGGTGCCGGGAGGGCGAGGAGCTCTACCGGGAGATGAAGGAGGCCGGCGTCCTGGAGAACACGGTGATGGTCTTCGGCCAGATGAACGAGTCCCCGGGAGCCCGGTTCCGCGTCGGCCACGCCGCCCTCACCATGGCGGAGCACTTCCGGGACGACCAGGGACAGGACGTGCTCCTGCTGATCGACAACATATTCCGGTTCATCCAGGCGGGGATGGAGATCTCGGGACTCCTGGGCATGCTTCCCTCCCGCTTGGGGTATCAGTCCACCCTGGGAACCGAGTTGGCCGAGATCCAGGAGCGGATCACCAACACGCGAAAGGGGGCGGTCACCTCCATCCAGGCGGTCTACGTGCCTGCCGACGACTTCACCGACCCTGCCGCGGTCCACACCTTCTCCCACCTCTCGGCCTCCATCGTGCTCAGCCGGAAGAGGGCGAGCCAGGGGCTGTATCCCGCGGTGGACCCCCTGGAGTCGAGCTCCAAGATGCTCAACCCCGGGGTGGTCGGCGCGCGTCACTACGGCACCGCCCAGGCGATCCGCAGCACCCTGGCCACCTACGAGGATCTGAAGGACATCATCGCCATGCTGGGAATGGAGGAGCTCTCCCGGGAGGACCGGAAGACCGTGCAGCGGGCCCGCAGGCTGGAACGCTACCTGACCCAGCCCTTCTTCACCACCGAGGCCTTCACCGGGATGGAGGGCCGGGCCGTGGGCCTGGAGGAGGCACTGGAGGGGTGTGAGCGCATCCTGGGCGACGAGTTTTCCGAGGTTCCGGAGAAGGCCCTGTACATGATCGGAGCCGTGGGCGAAGCCCGGCGGGGTGCGGGCGGAGGAGGCGGGTGA
- a CDS encoding F0F1 ATP synthase subunit gamma has translation MDTLRELSRKRKSAEDLHSVVRTMKSLAAVSIRQFEEAARSLEDYYRAVELGLRAALLFRPLGGRVAEPWDSVLLLFGSDQGMAGQFNDLLVEYAARSLQERGPPLGSSRFWVAGAKAAGGVEERFGGAERLFSLPPSAQAIAHAVQEVVLQFERRRRERGEAGLVVFFNTPTSGASYRQERLDLLPPDRRWLERLGAGTWPAHCLPTYRAPWEDLFSALIGEYLFVALFRAFAASLAAENAARLASMERAEKNIREKREELTARHHSLRQQTSTEELFDVISGFEALTSGPGRG, from the coding sequence ATGGATACCCTTCGAGAGCTGAGCCGGAAGAGGAAGAGCGCCGAGGACCTCCACTCGGTGGTCCGGACCATGAAGTCCCTGGCTGCGGTGAGCATCCGGCAGTTCGAGGAGGCGGCCCGGTCCCTGGAAGACTACTACCGGGCCGTGGAGTTGGGGCTGCGGGCAGCCCTCCTCTTCCGCCCCCTGGGGGGCCGAGTCGCCGAGCCCTGGGATTCGGTGCTGCTGCTCTTCGGCTCGGACCAGGGGATGGCCGGCCAGTTCAACGACCTCCTCGTGGAGTACGCCGCGCGGTCCCTGCAGGAGCGGGGGCCGCCGCTCGGGTCGAGCCGGTTCTGGGTGGCCGGGGCCAAGGCCGCCGGGGGCGTCGAGGAGCGCTTCGGGGGTGCAGAGAGGCTCTTTTCTCTCCCTCCTTCCGCCCAGGCGATCGCCCACGCCGTACAGGAAGTGGTGCTGCAGTTCGAGCGCCGCCGCCGGGAGCGGGGAGAGGCCGGGCTGGTGGTGTTCTTCAATACGCCCACGTCGGGCGCTTCCTATCGTCAGGAACGCCTGGATCTCCTGCCCCCCGACCGAAGGTGGCTCGAGCGCCTCGGGGCCGGCACGTGGCCGGCCCACTGCCTTCCCACCTACCGGGCGCCGTGGGAGGACCTGTTCTCGGCGCTCATCGGGGAGTATCTCTTCGTCGCCCTTTTCCGGGCCTTCGCCGCCTCCCTGGCCGCGGAGAACGCGGCGCGCCTGGCCTCGATGGAGAGGGCGGAAAAGAACATCCGGGAAAAGCGGGAGGAGCTCACGGCACGGCACCATTCGCTGCGGCAGCAGACGTCCACCGAGGAGCTCTTCGACGTGATCTCCGGCTTCGAGGCGTTGACCTCGGGGCCGGGGAGAGGATGA
- a CDS encoding cytochrome P460 family protein translates to MKRRRSLVPALLAAGTMVVLGLAAEASSAGEDRGKPYAQFSDQGELLRPKGFRRWVFVGAPVTPNELNGGKAAFSEFHHVYIDPAGYREYKRTGAFPDGTILVKELFAVGAREASSGKGYFPGDFVGLAAAAKDSARFPNEPGNWAYFNLGDAGVASAPAQPTAACNACHQAGAAHDWVFTQFYPVLSTKSAKK, encoded by the coding sequence ATGAAACGACGACGCAGTTTGGTGCCCGCCCTTCTGGCGGCAGGAACCATGGTGGTCCTGGGGCTCGCGGCGGAGGCCTCCTCCGCGGGGGAAGACAGGGGGAAGCCCTACGCCCAGTTCAGCGACCAGGGAGAGCTCCTCCGGCCCAAGGGGTTCCGGCGCTGGGTCTTCGTGGGCGCGCCGGTGACGCCGAACGAGCTCAACGGGGGGAAGGCGGCGTTCTCCGAGTTCCACCACGTCTACATCGACCCCGCGGGCTACCGGGAGTACAAGCGCACGGGCGCCTTCCCGGACGGCACGATCCTGGTGAAGGAGCTCTTCGCCGTGGGCGCCCGGGAAGCCTCGAGCGGGAAGGGGTACTTCCCGGGGGACTTCGTGGGGCTCGCGGCCGCGGCAAAGGACTCGGCGCGCTTCCCGAACGAGCCCGGCAACTGGGCCTACTTCAACCTGGGCGACGCCGGCGTCGCCTCGGCGCCGGCCCAGCCCACCGCGGCGTGCAACGCCTGCCACCAGGCCGGGGCGGCCCACGACTGGGTGTTCACCCAGTTCTACCCGGTCCTGAGCACGAAGTCCGCGAAGAAGTAG